The Candidatus Sulfotelmatobacter sp. genomic interval CCGGCACCGACATGCCATGGATCGGCACCAGATCGAACGGCCCGACCGCGATGGCGATCAGGTAGGAGGGGAGCGGTTTGGTCCTGGCGAAGGTCACGATGCGGCTCGCGCCCTTCGGCTCCTCCTTCTCGATGGGCGTGTTGCTCACCGCCACGTAGGCGGACGGCACGGTCAGTGAAATCTGCCACGGGAACTTGAACGACGGCTCATCCCAGCACGGGAACGCCTCGCGTGCCTCGGTGGCCTCGAACTGGGTGAACAGGTAGGAGTGCCCGCCGGCCTTCACGCGATAGAGCGCGGCCGCGCGCACGCTGTAGTTGTTGGTGAACTCGAGGGTGAGCGTGTAGTGGCCTGGCGCGAGCGGCCTGGCCGGCGTGAGCGCGATCTGATCCGGCGGCAGCACCTCGATCTTCGCCGCGGCGCTTCCGCCGGGTCCCGAGATCGTCGCCTTCTGCACCGTCAACTCGCGCGCGTGCATGCGGAACTTGTCGACCTTGCCGGCCACGTCGAACTCGGCTTTCACCGTGCCCTTGTAATTCGGCTGATCGGGGTTGGCTTCGAGCCAGACCGATTCGAAGGTCGGTTTGACGTCGGTGCCGAGCCGGGGATTGGGGCCGGCGGCTATCGTGGCGGCGGCAAGCAGCGGGGAAAGGATCAGGGCGGCGAGCAGCGGGCGAAGCCCGAGACGATCTGCAGGGGAAGAGCGTCGCAAGGGGACCTCCAGGGGCACGAGAGGCGGGGACGAGGCGACAGCGCGGGCCGAGTCGCGAAGATTGCACGAGTTTCGCGCCTCGCGCCACAATTTCCCGCCGGTCGTACGGACAGAGGCGTGCGAGCCGTGGACTTGCGCGCCCGAATGGCGCGGGGTAATGTCCCCGACCGCTCACACTCGGCGGTCTCGCGGAGGGATGGCCGAGTGGTTTAAGGCGCCGGTCTTGAAAACCGGAGAGCGAAAGCTCCGTGGGTTCGAATCCTACTCCCTCCGCCAGAGCATTTTGGAGAGGTGGCCGAGTGGCTGAAGGCAGCCGCCTGCTAAGCGGTTGATCGGGTAAAACCGATCCGGAGGTTCGAATCCTCTCCTCTCCGCCAGTCCCCGCCGCGGAATCTGGGTGCGCCCTTAGCTCAATTGGATAGAGCGTCTGACTACGGATCAGAAGGTTGGGGGTTCAAATCCTCCAGGGCGCGCCAACTTACGCGGGTGCCGACTCGCGATGTGGCTGGACGTGAGGCGGATCACGCCTGCTCCTCGCCCCGTGTCAGATCTTGAACGGCGTTGCTGAGGTCGGCCCTATTTCATGAACATGATGCTCAGTTGCTTGTTGTCAGCTACGGCGACCAGATGACCGCGCTCGTTGAGTCGCGGGCTCGACGCGAGCCAGCCATCCCAATCTGCGCGTGCCTGCCGGGACGCCGCCGTCCATGCTTCCGGATCAGCAGAGGCGCTCCGCGCGAGCTCGCGAGTGGCCTGTTGTCCCGCGCCGAGCGCGGCGTTCAACACGCCCACCCATCGACAGTCGTCGCAATCCCGGTCGAACTCCACGAGCGCGAGATACGGGAGGCACGCGACTCCCCCCGGGCGCGCCTCGGCCCCCTTGAATTCCGCGGCTCGCCCGACGAGCGAGACGTTGATCTGCATGCACGCGGCCCAGGGTGCCTGAAGGCGCGAGGGTTCAACGCGAACCCAGCCTTGCGTCGGGGTCCACGCTTCGACGATGACGTGGACTTCATGGGGGCCCGCCCAGGTAGCGATACCGCTCAGCATTCGCGCGGGTATGCCGTTGGCACGGAGCAGAGCAACCATGAGATTCGCGCGGCTGACGCACGAGCCCTGGTAGGTCAAGGCTGCCACGGCGTCGAAGGTCGCGACGCCGGACAGAAGATTCGCCTGGCGACCATAGAGGGTGGTTAGTGTTCTCTGGATGATATCCGCGACATCGCTTGATCCGGACCGAATGGCCCGTGCGATCCTGACGATCTGCGAATCCGCGGACTGCGCGCACGGCGTGGGCTCGAGCCATTGTCGAGTCTGTTCGGGCCACGCCGCAGGCAGATTCGCGTGCGCGAGGGGGGTCAGCCTTTCCGGAAGAACCAGGACACGTGCGTTCCAGTGGAGTAGCACCCCTCGTCCGAGCCCGGCGGGCATGTCCCGTGCGCCGTCTCGCGCATCGATCGCGAGTTCCGCGACGGCATTGCCAAGCGTATCCCGGCGAATGCGCGCCGAACGGAGGCTGGAGGCTGGCTCGGTCCAGAGATCGAGGCCAATGGGGATCTGGTGAGAATCGGACAGGGGCAATGCTACTTGGAGCCGGACGAGGTCATCGCCGGCGCCAGCCGCCGAGGGTTTCCCGACCTGGCTGACGCTTTGAACATCGAACACATATGCGCTGTCTCCGGCCGCGTACCCGGCGAGTTCGGGCATGCGTGCCGTCCGCTCCTCGAGCGACAATTCGGCAAGCGGCACGAGCGAGAAGTCGTCGAGCCAAACCGACCCTCCGCCCAGCAGCATGGCGACCAGGTCGATTCGCGCGCTTCCTTCGACGATGTCGACCGTTCCCTGGAGCTGCGTCCAACCGAATGACCCCGTCAAGCCCGATCGGCGTTCCGTCGAGCCAAACGACACCGGTGTGCCCGTCGCCGACAGGACGCGGACCCCGAGCACTGGTTCGGCGGTGCAACTTTCGCCTCGGACCCAGGCGCGGAACCGAAGCCGGGAGCCGACTGGAATCTCCCTGACGCGGAATGCCCAGCCAGGAGAATTGGAGTAATCGCGGGAGCTGTCGCGAGACGGCGAACTCAGGAACAGTCCAGCTGTTCCATTCCGCCCGAGACCAGCCGACCACCGCGCGACCCCCCCTCGCGGCCCCGAATGGCAGCGCCACCCGGACGTGTCGGAGTCGACCGAGCCATTTGTGATCAGTTCGCGAGTGAGATTGCTACCTGTGACCTCGGCCCGAGCGGTTGGGGGGGAGGTGGAGGAGGCGAAGCTCGCGGTAGTGACGCACAAGACTACTGCCAGCGGGAGCCAACATCGGCATCGGCTCCTTGCTCGTTCTCGAAGCGCAGCCAGCGCGTCGCGGGCCGTATCCGCAGCACTGAGGATGTGCGTCCGCTCAGGCATGGATTGCAGAGACACTCTAGCCGGCCTTATTCGTGAACGCGCCGATGGCGAGATCGGAGCAGCGTGAACGAGTCTTGAGAATCGCGGCGGAGCTTGCGTGAGGATGGTCGTGGACCGCAAGGGCCGATCGGGGAGTGCGAACGGTGGCGTCTGGGCATGGCCGCGCCCGGCGAGATCGCGACGGCGAGGTGAAGCGACCGATCTCAGCCGGGGTCGCGCCGCTGCG includes:
- a CDS encoding transglutaminase domain-containing protein produces the protein MTGSFGWTQLQGTVDIVEGSARIDLVAMLLGGGSVWLDDFSLVPLAELSLEERTARMPELAGYAAGDSAYVFDVQSVSQVGKPSAAGAGDDLVRLQVALPLSDSHQIPIGLDLWTEPASSLRSARIRRDTLGNAVAELAIDARDGARDMPAGLGRGVLLHWNARVLVLPERLTPLAHANLPAAWPEQTRQWLEPTPCAQSADSQIVRIARAIRSGSSDVADIIQRTLTTLYGRQANLLSGVATFDAVAALTYQGSCVSRANLMVALLRANGIPARMLSGIATWAGPHEVHVIVEAWTPTQGWVRVEPSRLQAPWAACMQINVSLVGRAAEFKGAEARPGGVACLPYLALVEFDRDCDDCRWVGVLNAALGAGQQATRELARSASADPEAWTAASRQARADWDGWLASSPRLNERGHLVAVADNKQLSIMFMK